Below is a window of Lacibacter sp. H407 DNA.
CACAGCATTACTGCATTGATCGGTAACGAACAACAATATACTTTTCAGGAAGGTTGGGGTGCTAACCGTCAAGGTGTAACCGATCCATTCTATAATGAATTTCAGGGTGGTTTCAACACGATCGTTCCATCCGGAAACTTTCTGGGTGAAAACTACTTAGCGTCTTTCTTCGGTCGTGTGAACTACGATTTCCAGAAAAAATATCTTCTGTCGTTGAACGGACGCAGAGACGGTTATTCAGCATTTTCTCCTGATAACAAATATGGTAATTTCTGGGGTGCTTCCGCAGGCTGGGTTATCAGCGATGAGAACTTCTTTATGAATTCAGGCTTGTCGAAAGTTTTCAGCAATCTGAAAGTAAGAGGTAGTTATGGTGTGGTTGGTAACAACCAGGGAATTGGAGATTTTGCTTACTGGAGCTTTTTCAGCAGTGGCTTATATGGTACAAACCCATCATTATTCTTCTCGCAAGCAGGAAACAGAAATCTGAAATGGGAAACCAGTCAGAAAACTGATATTGGCTTGGAAATGGGCTTCCTGAATAATCGAATCAATGTCGAGGCTACTTACTACATCAATAATGTCGACAACCTCATTTTGAACGAACCTCAAGCTCCTTCAAGAGGAATTCCGGGTAACTCTATTCTTCAGAATATCGGCAGCATGAAAAATCAGGGTGTTGAATTAACAATCAATGCAGCTGTTATTCAGAAACAAGGTTTTACTTGGAATACAGGTTTCAATATCACAACGCTTAGAAACGAAGTAACTGCTTTAGCTGCAGGTGGTGCTGACATTCAGCCTGCTACTTCAGGTTTAGAGCGTCCAAGTATGATTCGTGTTGGTGAATCAATTGGTAGTTTTTATGCAGTTCGTACCGGCGGTGTAAATCCTGCGAATGGTCAGCGTATTTTCTATTACCGTGATGGTACAGCTGTACAATACAACCATGCTGCACCCGTTGCCCAGCGTTGGACATTGGTATCAACAGGCGCTGTTGCTCCTCGTGTTGCAGACCAATCAAATGATGGTGTGATCATTGGACCAGCTTTGCCAAAATGGTCAGGTGGTTGGGATAATACATTCCGTTACAACAATTTTGATCTGAACATGCTGTTCTTCTTCTCTGGTGGCAACTATGTGTACAATGGTTCAAAATCCGGTTTACGTGATATGCGTAGCTGGAACAATTCAAAAGAAGCATTGACCCGCTGGACAAAAGCAGGCGATGTGACCGAAATTCCACGAATCGTATTTGGCGATAATATCTCCAATGGTTCAGGTGTAGTAATCAGTGAAAACGTTGAAAAAGGTGATTTCCTGAAACTACGTACAGTTACATTAGGCTATTCATTACCAAAAACAATTGTACAAAAAATCGGTATCAACAACATCCGTTTCTATGGCCAGATCATGAATGCTTTTACGTTAACAAAATACACAGGATATGATCCTGAAATTTCTTCTAACGGTAATGGTAACGGCAACCCAAGTGTAGACCGTAACTCAGTACCACAGGCAAGAAGTTTTAATATTGGTGTTAACGTAGGATTTTAATCAACTAAAAAATGAAGTTTATGAAATTTAAAATAGTATCATTTTTGCTCATGGCAGCAGCTATTACAAGCTGTAATAAAACCAAGCTGGATCCCATCCCTCAAACGGCATTGTCTGATGCTGTTGCATTCAGTGACTCAGCCAGATCTGTACAACAGGTTAACGGCTTATATTCTGCATTGAAGGCAGGTCAAATGTATGCAGGCCGCTATCAGGTTTATCAGGATGTACGTGGTGAAGAATTTATCAACCGAACCAATAACGCTGTAACTGCTTGGTTAACCTGGCAGTTTAACTTAACAGCAAGTGCCAATGAAGTGCAAGGTTTTTGGGCTGCAGGTTATGCTGCAATCAACCGTTGTAATGTGGTAATTGATGGTCTTTCAAAATCAACAACGATCAGCGACGGTCTTAAAAAGAACCTGATTGCTGAAGCCAAAGTAGTACGTGCTACTTCTTACTTTATGTTGATGCAATTGTATGCTCGTCCATACACTGATGGAAATGGTAGTAAGCTGGGCGTAATTCTGAAGTTGTTGCCAGAAACTTCAAGTGGCGAACAAAATCAGGAACGTACAACCGGAGCTGAGATCTATACTCAGATCTTAAAAGATCTGAATGAAGCCGAACCAGATCTTCCGTTAAGCCATCCCGGTAGCTTAAGCACCAGCCGTGCACATAGAAATACTGCGATTGCTTTAAAAACACGTGTGTATCTCAACATGGGCAACTGGGCCAGTGTAATTTCAGAAGGAAATAAGCTTGTGCCAAACGCAGCTCCTTGGGTTGCACCTTCCGGAGTAGCAAACAGCCTTCAAGCTTCAGTTGCTACGGTTTTTACAAATTATACTAACTCTGAAATGATCCTTTCGATGCCATTTACCGCTCTGGATGTACCAGGTACGCAAAATGGATTAGGTTGGTATTATAATCCAGGGCCTAACGGTGGAGGTGAGTATGCTTTAAATTTAACCGCTCCCGGAATTGCTGCAGACGCAGGCTGGAGAACTGAAGATGCAAGAAGAGCTTTAACCGTAGTATCAGGCGGACAAACTTGGTTGCGTAAGTTTCCAAATCCAAATAACGCAGCAGACCCAAGCCCTGTTATCCGTTATGCGGAAGTGATGCTTAATTTAGCAGAAGCTTTAGCAAGAAACGCAGCCGGCACTTCGGTGGATGCAAGAGCATTAACGATCCTGAATGCAATTCGCAAACGCTCAGATCCAACCATTACCGACTTTGCTCCTGCAACAAAGGATGAGTTAGTTGCACTGATCTTAACTGAAAGAAGAATTGAACTTCTTGGTGAAGGTTTCAGAACTTCTGATATTGCCCGCACAGGTGCCACATTCCCTGCAAAAGGAAATGTAGGATCTGTTGCACCTTCTGCTGATCAGTATATATGGCCAATTTCAATCGCTGAATTATTGGTGAATAAATCTTGTCAGCCGAATCCTGGTTATTAATTCTGTAAAAAACAGATATAATAAAAAACCTCTCCGATCGGAGAGGTTTTTTATTATAGGTCAAATCCTTTTTTATTGCAGTACTTCCGCCAACTTACTTTCCAAAGCACTTCCTCTTAAATTATCTGCAATAATTTTTCCTGTTGGATCAAGTAATACATTGTAAGGAATTCCATTGAAGCCGTACAAACCTACTGCTTCACTATCCCAGAATTTTAAATCGCTGATCTGGCTCCATGTCAATCCATCTTCCTGAATACCTTTTAACCACGCCTCTTTTGTTTTGTCTAACGACACACCAAGAATGGTAAAATTTTTACTCTTATACTTATTGTAAGCTGCTACCAAATTTGGATTTTCTGCACGACAAGGTCCGCACCAGCTTGCCCAAAAATCAACCAACACATATTTTCCTTTTAAACTGCTTAATGAAAAATTCGTTCCGTTTACATCGGGCATTGTAATATCCGGTGCCATTGTACCAATAGCCGGCGTGCCTTGCTTTGGTGGTGCTGCGTTTGCAGTGCTTTCACGAAACTGTTTTACCACTGCCTGAATGCCTGCATGCTTTGGAAAACGTTTCACCAAACTGTTGAACATGGCTTCGTTTTCCGTTACATCTGTTCCAATGTTGATCGATGTAGCAAACATACTCAGCATGGGACTTTTATCTTCCATTGCTGTTTTCTTTACGTATGTTTTGAATGCCGTTACCATATTGGTCATTTCAGTTTGTTTGATCATGCCCAAACTGTCTTGTACTCCATTTTGCAGTTCGTTC
It encodes the following:
- a CDS encoding RagB/SusD family nutrient uptake outer membrane protein codes for the protein MKFKIVSFLLMAAAITSCNKTKLDPIPQTALSDAVAFSDSARSVQQVNGLYSALKAGQMYAGRYQVYQDVRGEEFINRTNNAVTAWLTWQFNLTASANEVQGFWAAGYAAINRCNVVIDGLSKSTTISDGLKKNLIAEAKVVRATSYFMLMQLYARPYTDGNGSKLGVILKLLPETSSGEQNQERTTGAEIYTQILKDLNEAEPDLPLSHPGSLSTSRAHRNTAIALKTRVYLNMGNWASVISEGNKLVPNAAPWVAPSGVANSLQASVATVFTNYTNSEMILSMPFTALDVPGTQNGLGWYYNPGPNGGGEYALNLTAPGIAADAGWRTEDARRALTVVSGGQTWLRKFPNPNNAADPSPVIRYAEVMLNLAEALARNAAGTSVDARALTILNAIRKRSDPTITDFAPATKDELVALILTERRIELLGEGFRTSDIARTGATFPAKGNVGSVAPSADQYIWPISIAELLVNKSCQPNPGY
- a CDS encoding AhpC/TSA family protein, which codes for MKSSIYMKQTWIVAAIALSAAACQSNGSKNFTVTGEVKNAPATVVYLEQISFENMPPQVLDSITVTNGKFTLKGKAAEESLLQLRFPQVENSPLFFVINDKSDITLTGDWSDIRKLSYKGSPASERLRVFVDSLSATQQKLYMMQNELQNGVQDSLGMIKQTEMTNMVTAFKTYVKKTAMEDKSPMLSMFATSINIGTDVTENEAMFNSLVKRFPKHAGIQAVVKQFRESTANAAPPKQGTPAIGTMAPDITMPDVNGTNFSLSSLKGKYVLVDFWASWCGPCRAENPNLVAAYNKYKSKNFTILGVSLDKTKEAWLKGIQEDGLTWSQISDLKFWDSEAVGLYGFNGIPYNVLLDPTGKIIADNLRGSALESKLAEVLQ